The segment GAAATGAAGCGATAGGGACATGAACTTCCCTCCTGTAACGTTTGACTTACCTTATCGGACATGATATTCTCACTCTGTCTTATCAGGCATCAATAGTCCGAATTTTCCATTATAATATCTGCTAAGGCGTGGTTTAATTGGAAAACATCGATAAACGAAATCGATTGGATGAAGCAGTTTTCAGTTATCAGGTAACTAAAAATAATACGATTCTTATCAACTGGTACGGAAAGCAGGTAAAAATTCTCAAGGGGAAAGAGGCTCAGAAATTCCTAGCTAAAATGGAGCAAGCCAATAATCATAAAGAAGAACAACTAACGATGGCTAAGGTGACAGGAAATTTCAAAAGAGGGAATGAACGGTAATACAGAGCATTGCTTTAAGATCAGGTCGCCGAAAAAGTGACTCTAGGAGGATAACATGGACTTTATCCAATCTTTATCACAAAGAGAGATGGCTGTCACCAGCATTTCAGGCATTTTTACATGGTAAAACAACATTCCAGAGCATGGTGTAAAGATTAATTAGTATGAGAATTTCGATACGAAGATACATCTAAAGAGCGAAATCGCTCCCTACTGGAACAGATCCAGGTCCACGATTGAAAGTCTTACTCACCGAACCGAAGATCTCCAGAAATACTCATAGATAAAGACCGGCAGATCCGCCGGTCTTTTCATTTCCCTTTTGTTTGAAACCGCTGTGCCACATTCGCCACTTTTTCAGCTGCTTCCTCTATCTCCTCTGTCGTATTTCCGAGACCGAAGCTGAACCGAATCGCTGAACGAAGTCGTTCCTGTGACAGTCCCATCTCTTTGAGGACATGGGAAATCTCCAATGTCCCGGAAGTACATGCAGAGCCGCTTGCACAGGCCACTCCCTCCATATCCAGGTTCATCAGCATCACCACCGTATCCACTTCAGGGAAGCTGAGGTTTAAGATATGAGGAAGATGACACGTGGGATGACCATTCACCATAAATCGGATACCTGATTTCCGTAATTCCTGCAACATGGTTTCCCGGCATCGAAGCATGAACTCCCGGTGCTCCTCTCGCCGATTTGCCGCTATTTCAGCCGCCTGACCCAGCCCTACAATTCCCAAAACATTTTCTGTACCGGCACGACGACGGTTTTCCTGAAGTCCTCCGTACATTTGTGGCCAAAACTGTACACCTTCCCGGATAAACAATGCCCCTGCTCCTTTGGGACCATTAATTTTGTGACTGGAAACAGTCAGCAAATCCACCGGCAAGGTTTGCATATCCAGTACCTCCATGCCAAAGGCCTGAACGGCATCAGTATGAAAAGGGACACCCTGCTCCCGGGTAATCTGTCCCAACTCATCAATCGGTTGCAGGGAACCCACCTCATTATTGCCGTACATGATACTGACCAAACAGGTTTGGGAATCCAAGGCCTTCCGAAGATCCTCCGG is part of the Kroppenstedtia pulmonis genome and harbors:
- a CDS encoding cysteine desulfurase family protein; amino-acid sequence: MMAIYLDHAATTPIHPKVREVMLPFLDSTFGNPSSIHDFGRQVRHAVDRARSQVAKALNTEPGQITFTSGGTEADNLALTGVALAAREQGRNHLITSRIEHHAVLDTCNYLERLGFRVTRLPVDETGRVNPEDLRKALDSQTCLVSIMYGNNEVGSLQPIDELGQITREQGVPFHTDAVQAFGMEVLDMQTLPVDLLTVSSHKINGPKGAGALFIREGVQFWPQMYGGLQENRRRAGTENVLGIVGLGQAAEIAANRREEHREFMLRCRETMLQELRKSGIRFMVNGHPTCHLPHILNLSFPEVDTVVMLMNLDMEGVACASGSACTSGTLEISHVLKEMGLSQERLRSAIRFSFGLGNTTEEIEEAAEKVANVAQRFQTKGK